From a region of the Phaseolus vulgaris cultivar G19833 chromosome 6, P. vulgaris v2.0, whole genome shotgun sequence genome:
- the LOC137831028 gene encoding uncharacterized protein isoform X2 codes for MTGKFRLGESLLPCKVEEDQPQRGFMAGIHVTYQPVVLEANQSPGLARAEGLPGMHSKVYQTRCSNDKEKAKYMVWTSEMDKCLTEVLAEQVKKGNKMDNILKPAAFSGALKTLNEKYGMYVTKGHIKNRLKTWRKQFGILKELLAQRGFMWNETKKMVVADNSVWNDYIKVHPDARIFQAKSIENYDQLCAILGNEQVIASLSDNVTDTDVNFAVDKRDPDLAIVSEIHHDGNQTKNLRWTVEMDHWLGKILVDQVKKGLKVDKVLLTEAYEAAVSVVNAKFGLHLTKFNIKNRLKTWKKQYEQLKEILSHTGFKWDETKKMIIASDSTWNDYIRTHLDARTFRGRVFENYDQFCIIFGNEPLYWDESEPCDAVNYDVNVRDPGRQMRWTSDMDSCLSATLVQQIKEGNRSEFDYKLRPAAFEACVLAINEKFQLYLTKEHVKNRLKTWKKQYDILKELINQSSFEWDEKRKMVIANDSVWNEYIKKNPDARLLKGRVIRNYNELCIIIGHCDPHNSPMSGACANMGMTTDNGVREVQERYCRRTNFAKEKGKNVTWTDEMDRCLTELLFNQVLLGNKLEKNFKTSAYIAVLTALNERFGLNITKENIISRLNAWRKQYGLLKEMLSQGSFEWDEGCKMVVATDLEWNEYIEKHPDAKHLRDRHIENYHELGMIVGNEQGIGNWSENFERFDVNITPNYEEHAETPALVLADAEMSHDDDTSDEVQGSSEQTRARPSSSQSHSMQPSKRRRTSDVMLQMMSVMAADISRIADALTETNKTLCLEEVVEKVQNMPDFDDDLIIEACEYLCFDEKRALMFLKLEDRLRKKWLLKRLRGQ; via the exons ATGACAG gaAAGTTTAGATTAGGGGAAAGTTTACTTCCATGTAAGGTTGAAGAAGATCAACCTCAGCGAGGATTTATGGCAGGTATACATGTCACTTATCAACCTGTTGTTCTGGAAGCGAACCAAAGTCCTGGGCTTGCAAGAGCAGAAGGCCTACCAG GGATGCATTCAAAAGTATACCAGACTCGTTGTTCTAATGACAAAGAGAAAGCAAAGTACATGGTTTGGACAAGTGAAATGGACAAGTGCCTCACTGAGGTACTTGCTGAGCAAGTAAAAAAGGGGAACAAAATGGATAACATCTTGAAGCCAGCAGCATTTTCAGGTGCATTAAAAACATTGAATGAAAAGTATGGTATGTATGTCACTAAAGGACACATAAAAAATCGACTGAAGACATGGAGGAAGCAGTTTGGGATTTTGAAGGAACTCCTCGCTCAAAGGGGATTTATGTGGAATGAGACAAAAAAGATGGTTGTTGCAGATAACTCTGTTTGGAATGACTACATCAAG GTGCACCCTGATGCAAGGATTTTCCAGGCAAAGTCTATAGAAAACTATGACCAGTTATGTGCTATCCTGGGAAATGAACAAGTAATTGCTAGCCTTTCAGATAATGTTACAGACACAGATGTAAACTTTGCCGTTGATAAGAGGGATCCAGATCTTGCCATTGTGTCTGAAATACATCATGATGGAAACCAGACTAAAAACCTCAGGTGGACAGTTGAAATGGACCATTGGCTTGGAAAGATTCTCGTAGACCAAGTGAAGAAAGGGCTTAAAGTAGATAAAGTGTTGCTGACAGAAGCATATGAAGCAGCTGTTTCAGTAGTAAATGCAAAATTTGGGCTTCATCTGACAAAATTCAACATTAAAAATCGTCTTAAAACCTGGAAGAAACAGTATGAACAGTTAAAGGAAATTCTGTCTCATACTGGATTTAAGTGGGATGAAACAAAGAAAATGATCATTGCAAGTGATTCTACATGGAATGACTACATCCGG ACACATCTAGACGCAAGGACCTTCCGCGGTAGAGTTTTTGAGAACTATGATCAATTCTGCATTATCTTTGGCAATGAACCTTTGTATTGGGATGAATCTGAGCCTTGTGATGCAGTTAACTATGATGTCAATGTTAGAGATCCAGGAAGGCAAATGAGGTGGACAAGTGACATGGACAGTTGTTTAAGTGCAACCCTTGTGCAGCAAATAAAAGAAGGCAACAGAAGTGAATTTGACTACAAATTGAGACCTGCTGCATTTGAAGCATGTGTGTTGGCTATCAATGAAAAGTTTCAGCTCTATTTGACAAAAGAACATGTGAAAAATCGTCTTAAAACATGGAAAAAACAGTATGATATTCTGAAGGAACTTATTAACCAGAGCAGCTTTGAATGGGATGAAAAGCGAAAAATGGTCATTGCAAATGATTCTGTATGGAATGAATATATTAAG AAAAACCCCGATGCTCGGCTCCTTAAAGGACGAGTTATCAGAAACTACAATGAATTGTGCATAATTATAGGTCATTGTGATCCTCATAATAGTCCCATGAGTGGTGCTTGTGCTAATATGGGTATGACTACAGACAATGGTGTTAGGGAGGTTCAAGAGAGATATTGCCGTAGAACCAACTTtgcaaaagaaaaaggaaagaatGTGACATGGACAGATGAGATGGATCGTTGCTTGACAGAGTTGCTATTCAATCAAGTATTGTTGGGAAACAAACTTGAGAAAAATTTCAAGACCTCAGCATATATAGCTGTTCTAACTGCTCTAAATGAGAGATTTGGTTTAAATATAACGAAAGAAAACATTATAAGCCGATTGAACGCATGGAGGAAACAGTATGGTCTTTTGAAGGAAATGCTCTCTCAAGGGAGTTTTGAGTGGGATGAGGGATGTAAGATGGTTGTTGCAACCGACTTAGAATGGAATGAATACATTGAG AAACATCCGGATGCTAAGCATTTGAGAGACCGGCACATAGAGAACTACCATGAATTAGGTATGATTGTTGGCAATGAGCAAGGAATTGGAAATTGGTCCGAAAACTTTGAGAGGTTTGATGTAAATATTACACCTAACTATGAAGAGCATGCAGAAACTCCAGCACTGGTGTTGGCTGATGCAGAGATGAGCCATGATGATGATACTAGTGATGAAGTGCAGGGCTCATCTGAGCAAACAAGGGCGAGACCTTCATCATCACAATCACATTCGATGCAACCATCAAAAAGAAGGCGCACTAGTGATGTTATGCTACAAATGATGAGTGTTATGGCCGCAGATATAAGTCGGATAGCTGATGCATTGACTGAAACTAACAAGACACTGTGCTTAGAGGAAGTGGTGGAAAAGGTACAAAATATGCCTGACTTTGATGATGATCTCATCATCGAAGCTTGTGAgtatttatgttttgatgagaaGAGGGCATTGATGTTTTTGAAATTAGAAGACAGATTAAGGAAAAAGTGGTTGTTGAAACGATTGCGAGGTCAATAA
- the LOC137831028 gene encoding uncharacterized protein isoform X4, producing the protein MTGKFRLGESLLPCKVEEDQPQRGFMAGIHVTYQPVVLEANQSPGLARAEGLPGMHSKVYQTRCSNDKEKAKYMVWTSEMDKCLTEVLAEQVKKGNKMDNILKPAAFSGALKTLNEKYGMYVTKGHIKNRLKTWRKQFGILKELLAQRGFMWNETKKMVVADNSVWNDYIKVHPDARIFQAKSIENYDQLCAILGNEQVIASLSDNVTDTDVNFAVDKRDPDLAIVSEIHHDGNQTKNLRWTVEMDHWLGKILVDQVKKGLKVDKVLLTEAYEAAVSVVNAKFGLHLTKFNIKNRLKTWKKQYEQLKEILSHTGFKWDETKKMIIASDSTWNDYIRTHLDARTFRGRVFENYDQFCIIFGNEPLYWDESEPCDAVNYDVNVRDPGRQMRWTSDMDSCLSATLVQQIKEGNRSEFDYKLRPAAFEACVLAINEKFQLYLTKEHVKNRLKTWKKQYDILKELINQSSFEWDEKRKMVIANDSVWNEYIKKNPDARLLKGRVIRNYNELCIIIGHCDPHNSPMSGACANMGMTTDNGVREVQERYCRRTNFAKEKGKNVTWTDEMDRCLTELLFNQVLLGNKLEKNFKTSAYIAVLTALNERFGLNITKENIISRLNAWRKQYGLLKEMLSQGSFEWDEGCKMVVATDLEWNEYIEKHPDAKHLRDRHIENYHELETPALVLADAEMSHDDDTSDEVQGSSEQTRARPSSSQSHSMQPSKRRRTSDVMLQMMSVMAADISRIADALTETNKTLCLEEVVEKVQNMPDFDDDLIIEACEYLCFDEKRALMFLKLEDRLRKKWLLKRLRGQ; encoded by the exons ATGACAG gaAAGTTTAGATTAGGGGAAAGTTTACTTCCATGTAAGGTTGAAGAAGATCAACCTCAGCGAGGATTTATGGCAGGTATACATGTCACTTATCAACCTGTTGTTCTGGAAGCGAACCAAAGTCCTGGGCTTGCAAGAGCAGAAGGCCTACCAG GGATGCATTCAAAAGTATACCAGACTCGTTGTTCTAATGACAAAGAGAAAGCAAAGTACATGGTTTGGACAAGTGAAATGGACAAGTGCCTCACTGAGGTACTTGCTGAGCAAGTAAAAAAGGGGAACAAAATGGATAACATCTTGAAGCCAGCAGCATTTTCAGGTGCATTAAAAACATTGAATGAAAAGTATGGTATGTATGTCACTAAAGGACACATAAAAAATCGACTGAAGACATGGAGGAAGCAGTTTGGGATTTTGAAGGAACTCCTCGCTCAAAGGGGATTTATGTGGAATGAGACAAAAAAGATGGTTGTTGCAGATAACTCTGTTTGGAATGACTACATCAAG GTGCACCCTGATGCAAGGATTTTCCAGGCAAAGTCTATAGAAAACTATGACCAGTTATGTGCTATCCTGGGAAATGAACAAGTAATTGCTAGCCTTTCAGATAATGTTACAGACACAGATGTAAACTTTGCCGTTGATAAGAGGGATCCAGATCTTGCCATTGTGTCTGAAATACATCATGATGGAAACCAGACTAAAAACCTCAGGTGGACAGTTGAAATGGACCATTGGCTTGGAAAGATTCTCGTAGACCAAGTGAAGAAAGGGCTTAAAGTAGATAAAGTGTTGCTGACAGAAGCATATGAAGCAGCTGTTTCAGTAGTAAATGCAAAATTTGGGCTTCATCTGACAAAATTCAACATTAAAAATCGTCTTAAAACCTGGAAGAAACAGTATGAACAGTTAAAGGAAATTCTGTCTCATACTGGATTTAAGTGGGATGAAACAAAGAAAATGATCATTGCAAGTGATTCTACATGGAATGACTACATCCGG ACACATCTAGACGCAAGGACCTTCCGCGGTAGAGTTTTTGAGAACTATGATCAATTCTGCATTATCTTTGGCAATGAACCTTTGTATTGGGATGAATCTGAGCCTTGTGATGCAGTTAACTATGATGTCAATGTTAGAGATCCAGGAAGGCAAATGAGGTGGACAAGTGACATGGACAGTTGTTTAAGTGCAACCCTTGTGCAGCAAATAAAAGAAGGCAACAGAAGTGAATTTGACTACAAATTGAGACCTGCTGCATTTGAAGCATGTGTGTTGGCTATCAATGAAAAGTTTCAGCTCTATTTGACAAAAGAACATGTGAAAAATCGTCTTAAAACATGGAAAAAACAGTATGATATTCTGAAGGAACTTATTAACCAGAGCAGCTTTGAATGGGATGAAAAGCGAAAAATGGTCATTGCAAATGATTCTGTATGGAATGAATATATTAAG AAAAACCCCGATGCTCGGCTCCTTAAAGGACGAGTTATCAGAAACTACAATGAATTGTGCATAATTATAGGTCATTGTGATCCTCATAATAGTCCCATGAGTGGTGCTTGTGCTAATATGGGTATGACTACAGACAATGGTGTTAGGGAGGTTCAAGAGAGATATTGCCGTAGAACCAACTTtgcaaaagaaaaaggaaagaatGTGACATGGACAGATGAGATGGATCGTTGCTTGACAGAGTTGCTATTCAATCAAGTATTGTTGGGAAACAAACTTGAGAAAAATTTCAAGACCTCAGCATATATAGCTGTTCTAACTGCTCTAAATGAGAGATTTGGTTTAAATATAACGAAAGAAAACATTATAAGCCGATTGAACGCATGGAGGAAACAGTATGGTCTTTTGAAGGAAATGCTCTCTCAAGGGAGTTTTGAGTGGGATGAGGGATGTAAGATGGTTGTTGCAACCGACTTAGAATGGAATGAATACATTGAG AAACATCCGGATGCTAAGCATTTGAGAGACCGGCACATAGAGAACTACCATGAATTAG AAACTCCAGCACTGGTGTTGGCTGATGCAGAGATGAGCCATGATGATGATACTAGTGATGAAGTGCAGGGCTCATCTGAGCAAACAAGGGCGAGACCTTCATCATCACAATCACATTCGATGCAACCATCAAAAAGAAGGCGCACTAGTGATGTTATGCTACAAATGATGAGTGTTATGGCCGCAGATATAAGTCGGATAGCTGATGCATTGACTGAAACTAACAAGACACTGTGCTTAGAGGAAGTGGTGGAAAAGGTACAAAATATGCCTGACTTTGATGATGATCTCATCATCGAAGCTTGTGAgtatttatgttttgatgagaaGAGGGCATTGATGTTTTTGAAATTAGAAGACAGATTAAGGAAAAAGTGGTTGTTGAAACGATTGCGAGGTCAATAA
- the LOC137831028 gene encoding uncharacterized protein isoform X1, translating into MTGHSLLQFRLPGKFRLGESLLPCKVEEDQPQRGFMAGIHVTYQPVVLEANQSPGLARAEGLPGMHSKVYQTRCSNDKEKAKYMVWTSEMDKCLTEVLAEQVKKGNKMDNILKPAAFSGALKTLNEKYGMYVTKGHIKNRLKTWRKQFGILKELLAQRGFMWNETKKMVVADNSVWNDYIKVHPDARIFQAKSIENYDQLCAILGNEQVIASLSDNVTDTDVNFAVDKRDPDLAIVSEIHHDGNQTKNLRWTVEMDHWLGKILVDQVKKGLKVDKVLLTEAYEAAVSVVNAKFGLHLTKFNIKNRLKTWKKQYEQLKEILSHTGFKWDETKKMIIASDSTWNDYIRTHLDARTFRGRVFENYDQFCIIFGNEPLYWDESEPCDAVNYDVNVRDPGRQMRWTSDMDSCLSATLVQQIKEGNRSEFDYKLRPAAFEACVLAINEKFQLYLTKEHVKNRLKTWKKQYDILKELINQSSFEWDEKRKMVIANDSVWNEYIKKNPDARLLKGRVIRNYNELCIIIGHCDPHNSPMSGACANMGMTTDNGVREVQERYCRRTNFAKEKGKNVTWTDEMDRCLTELLFNQVLLGNKLEKNFKTSAYIAVLTALNERFGLNITKENIISRLNAWRKQYGLLKEMLSQGSFEWDEGCKMVVATDLEWNEYIEKHPDAKHLRDRHIENYHELGMIVGNEQGIGNWSENFERFDVNITPNYEEHAETPALVLADAEMSHDDDTSDEVQGSSEQTRARPSSSQSHSMQPSKRRRTSDVMLQMMSVMAADISRIADALTETNKTLCLEEVVEKVQNMPDFDDDLIIEACEYLCFDEKRALMFLKLEDRLRKKWLLKRLRGQ; encoded by the exons ATGACAGGTCACTCCCTTCTTCAATTTCGATTACCGG gaAAGTTTAGATTAGGGGAAAGTTTACTTCCATGTAAGGTTGAAGAAGATCAACCTCAGCGAGGATTTATGGCAGGTATACATGTCACTTATCAACCTGTTGTTCTGGAAGCGAACCAAAGTCCTGGGCTTGCAAGAGCAGAAGGCCTACCAG GGATGCATTCAAAAGTATACCAGACTCGTTGTTCTAATGACAAAGAGAAAGCAAAGTACATGGTTTGGACAAGTGAAATGGACAAGTGCCTCACTGAGGTACTTGCTGAGCAAGTAAAAAAGGGGAACAAAATGGATAACATCTTGAAGCCAGCAGCATTTTCAGGTGCATTAAAAACATTGAATGAAAAGTATGGTATGTATGTCACTAAAGGACACATAAAAAATCGACTGAAGACATGGAGGAAGCAGTTTGGGATTTTGAAGGAACTCCTCGCTCAAAGGGGATTTATGTGGAATGAGACAAAAAAGATGGTTGTTGCAGATAACTCTGTTTGGAATGACTACATCAAG GTGCACCCTGATGCAAGGATTTTCCAGGCAAAGTCTATAGAAAACTATGACCAGTTATGTGCTATCCTGGGAAATGAACAAGTAATTGCTAGCCTTTCAGATAATGTTACAGACACAGATGTAAACTTTGCCGTTGATAAGAGGGATCCAGATCTTGCCATTGTGTCTGAAATACATCATGATGGAAACCAGACTAAAAACCTCAGGTGGACAGTTGAAATGGACCATTGGCTTGGAAAGATTCTCGTAGACCAAGTGAAGAAAGGGCTTAAAGTAGATAAAGTGTTGCTGACAGAAGCATATGAAGCAGCTGTTTCAGTAGTAAATGCAAAATTTGGGCTTCATCTGACAAAATTCAACATTAAAAATCGTCTTAAAACCTGGAAGAAACAGTATGAACAGTTAAAGGAAATTCTGTCTCATACTGGATTTAAGTGGGATGAAACAAAGAAAATGATCATTGCAAGTGATTCTACATGGAATGACTACATCCGG ACACATCTAGACGCAAGGACCTTCCGCGGTAGAGTTTTTGAGAACTATGATCAATTCTGCATTATCTTTGGCAATGAACCTTTGTATTGGGATGAATCTGAGCCTTGTGATGCAGTTAACTATGATGTCAATGTTAGAGATCCAGGAAGGCAAATGAGGTGGACAAGTGACATGGACAGTTGTTTAAGTGCAACCCTTGTGCAGCAAATAAAAGAAGGCAACAGAAGTGAATTTGACTACAAATTGAGACCTGCTGCATTTGAAGCATGTGTGTTGGCTATCAATGAAAAGTTTCAGCTCTATTTGACAAAAGAACATGTGAAAAATCGTCTTAAAACATGGAAAAAACAGTATGATATTCTGAAGGAACTTATTAACCAGAGCAGCTTTGAATGGGATGAAAAGCGAAAAATGGTCATTGCAAATGATTCTGTATGGAATGAATATATTAAG AAAAACCCCGATGCTCGGCTCCTTAAAGGACGAGTTATCAGAAACTACAATGAATTGTGCATAATTATAGGTCATTGTGATCCTCATAATAGTCCCATGAGTGGTGCTTGTGCTAATATGGGTATGACTACAGACAATGGTGTTAGGGAGGTTCAAGAGAGATATTGCCGTAGAACCAACTTtgcaaaagaaaaaggaaagaatGTGACATGGACAGATGAGATGGATCGTTGCTTGACAGAGTTGCTATTCAATCAAGTATTGTTGGGAAACAAACTTGAGAAAAATTTCAAGACCTCAGCATATATAGCTGTTCTAACTGCTCTAAATGAGAGATTTGGTTTAAATATAACGAAAGAAAACATTATAAGCCGATTGAACGCATGGAGGAAACAGTATGGTCTTTTGAAGGAAATGCTCTCTCAAGGGAGTTTTGAGTGGGATGAGGGATGTAAGATGGTTGTTGCAACCGACTTAGAATGGAATGAATACATTGAG AAACATCCGGATGCTAAGCATTTGAGAGACCGGCACATAGAGAACTACCATGAATTAGGTATGATTGTTGGCAATGAGCAAGGAATTGGAAATTGGTCCGAAAACTTTGAGAGGTTTGATGTAAATATTACACCTAACTATGAAGAGCATGCAGAAACTCCAGCACTGGTGTTGGCTGATGCAGAGATGAGCCATGATGATGATACTAGTGATGAAGTGCAGGGCTCATCTGAGCAAACAAGGGCGAGACCTTCATCATCACAATCACATTCGATGCAACCATCAAAAAGAAGGCGCACTAGTGATGTTATGCTACAAATGATGAGTGTTATGGCCGCAGATATAAGTCGGATAGCTGATGCATTGACTGAAACTAACAAGACACTGTGCTTAGAGGAAGTGGTGGAAAAGGTACAAAATATGCCTGACTTTGATGATGATCTCATCATCGAAGCTTGTGAgtatttatgttttgatgagaaGAGGGCATTGATGTTTTTGAAATTAGAAGACAGATTAAGGAAAAAGTGGTTGTTGAAACGATTGCGAGGTCAATAA
- the LOC137831028 gene encoding uncharacterized protein isoform X3 — protein MTGHSLLQFRLPGKFRLGESLLPCKVEEDQPQRGFMAGIHVTYQPVVLEANQSPGLARAEGLPGMHSKVYQTRCSNDKEKAKYMVWTSEMDKCLTEVLAEQVKKGNKMDNILKPAAFSGALKTLNEKYGMYVTKGHIKNRLKTWRKQFGILKELLAQRGFMWNETKKMVVADNSVWNDYIKVHPDARIFQAKSIENYDQLCAILGNEQVIASLSDNVTDTDVNFAVDKRDPDLAIVSEIHHDGNQTKNLRWTVEMDHWLGKILVDQVKKGLKVDKVLLTEAYEAAVSVVNAKFGLHLTKFNIKNRLKTWKKQYEQLKEILSHTGFKWDETKKMIIASDSTWNDYIRTHLDARTFRGRVFENYDQFCIIFGNEPLYWDESEPCDAVNYDVNVRDPGRQMRWTSDMDSCLSATLVQQIKEGNRSEFDYKLRPAAFEACVLAINEKFQLYLTKEHVKNRLKTWKKQYDILKELINQSSFEWDEKRKMVIANDSVWNEYIKKNPDARLLKGRVIRNYNELCIIIGHCDPHNSPMSGACANMGMTTDNGVREVQERYCRRTNFAKEKGKNVTWTDEMDRCLTELLFNQVLLGNKLEKNFKTSAYIAVLTALNERFGLNITKENIISRLNAWRKQYGLLKEMLSQGSFEWDEGCKMVVATDLEWNEYIEKHPDAKHLRDRHIENYHELETPALVLADAEMSHDDDTSDEVQGSSEQTRARPSSSQSHSMQPSKRRRTSDVMLQMMSVMAADISRIADALTETNKTLCLEEVVEKVQNMPDFDDDLIIEACEYLCFDEKRALMFLKLEDRLRKKWLLKRLRGQ, from the exons ATGACAGGTCACTCCCTTCTTCAATTTCGATTACCGG gaAAGTTTAGATTAGGGGAAAGTTTACTTCCATGTAAGGTTGAAGAAGATCAACCTCAGCGAGGATTTATGGCAGGTATACATGTCACTTATCAACCTGTTGTTCTGGAAGCGAACCAAAGTCCTGGGCTTGCAAGAGCAGAAGGCCTACCAG GGATGCATTCAAAAGTATACCAGACTCGTTGTTCTAATGACAAAGAGAAAGCAAAGTACATGGTTTGGACAAGTGAAATGGACAAGTGCCTCACTGAGGTACTTGCTGAGCAAGTAAAAAAGGGGAACAAAATGGATAACATCTTGAAGCCAGCAGCATTTTCAGGTGCATTAAAAACATTGAATGAAAAGTATGGTATGTATGTCACTAAAGGACACATAAAAAATCGACTGAAGACATGGAGGAAGCAGTTTGGGATTTTGAAGGAACTCCTCGCTCAAAGGGGATTTATGTGGAATGAGACAAAAAAGATGGTTGTTGCAGATAACTCTGTTTGGAATGACTACATCAAG GTGCACCCTGATGCAAGGATTTTCCAGGCAAAGTCTATAGAAAACTATGACCAGTTATGTGCTATCCTGGGAAATGAACAAGTAATTGCTAGCCTTTCAGATAATGTTACAGACACAGATGTAAACTTTGCCGTTGATAAGAGGGATCCAGATCTTGCCATTGTGTCTGAAATACATCATGATGGAAACCAGACTAAAAACCTCAGGTGGACAGTTGAAATGGACCATTGGCTTGGAAAGATTCTCGTAGACCAAGTGAAGAAAGGGCTTAAAGTAGATAAAGTGTTGCTGACAGAAGCATATGAAGCAGCTGTTTCAGTAGTAAATGCAAAATTTGGGCTTCATCTGACAAAATTCAACATTAAAAATCGTCTTAAAACCTGGAAGAAACAGTATGAACAGTTAAAGGAAATTCTGTCTCATACTGGATTTAAGTGGGATGAAACAAAGAAAATGATCATTGCAAGTGATTCTACATGGAATGACTACATCCGG ACACATCTAGACGCAAGGACCTTCCGCGGTAGAGTTTTTGAGAACTATGATCAATTCTGCATTATCTTTGGCAATGAACCTTTGTATTGGGATGAATCTGAGCCTTGTGATGCAGTTAACTATGATGTCAATGTTAGAGATCCAGGAAGGCAAATGAGGTGGACAAGTGACATGGACAGTTGTTTAAGTGCAACCCTTGTGCAGCAAATAAAAGAAGGCAACAGAAGTGAATTTGACTACAAATTGAGACCTGCTGCATTTGAAGCATGTGTGTTGGCTATCAATGAAAAGTTTCAGCTCTATTTGACAAAAGAACATGTGAAAAATCGTCTTAAAACATGGAAAAAACAGTATGATATTCTGAAGGAACTTATTAACCAGAGCAGCTTTGAATGGGATGAAAAGCGAAAAATGGTCATTGCAAATGATTCTGTATGGAATGAATATATTAAG AAAAACCCCGATGCTCGGCTCCTTAAAGGACGAGTTATCAGAAACTACAATGAATTGTGCATAATTATAGGTCATTGTGATCCTCATAATAGTCCCATGAGTGGTGCTTGTGCTAATATGGGTATGACTACAGACAATGGTGTTAGGGAGGTTCAAGAGAGATATTGCCGTAGAACCAACTTtgcaaaagaaaaaggaaagaatGTGACATGGACAGATGAGATGGATCGTTGCTTGACAGAGTTGCTATTCAATCAAGTATTGTTGGGAAACAAACTTGAGAAAAATTTCAAGACCTCAGCATATATAGCTGTTCTAACTGCTCTAAATGAGAGATTTGGTTTAAATATAACGAAAGAAAACATTATAAGCCGATTGAACGCATGGAGGAAACAGTATGGTCTTTTGAAGGAAATGCTCTCTCAAGGGAGTTTTGAGTGGGATGAGGGATGTAAGATGGTTGTTGCAACCGACTTAGAATGGAATGAATACATTGAG AAACATCCGGATGCTAAGCATTTGAGAGACCGGCACATAGAGAACTACCATGAATTAG AAACTCCAGCACTGGTGTTGGCTGATGCAGAGATGAGCCATGATGATGATACTAGTGATGAAGTGCAGGGCTCATCTGAGCAAACAAGGGCGAGACCTTCATCATCACAATCACATTCGATGCAACCATCAAAAAGAAGGCGCACTAGTGATGTTATGCTACAAATGATGAGTGTTATGGCCGCAGATATAAGTCGGATAGCTGATGCATTGACTGAAACTAACAAGACACTGTGCTTAGAGGAAGTGGTGGAAAAGGTACAAAATATGCCTGACTTTGATGATGATCTCATCATCGAAGCTTGTGAgtatttatgttttgatgagaaGAGGGCATTGATGTTTTTGAAATTAGAAGACAGATTAAGGAAAAAGTGGTTGTTGAAACGATTGCGAGGTCAATAA